The genomic interval TGGCTATTCCAGTTTTATAtctatttactttttttagcATGGCTATTCCAGTTTTATATCTATTTACCGCTTTGAGCATGTCTATTCCAGTTTTATATCTATTTACCGCTTTGAGCATGGCTATTCCAGGTTTATATCTATTTACCGCTTTGAGCATGTCTATTCCAGGTGTTATCTATTTACCGCTCTGAGCATGGCTATTCCAGGTTTATATCTATTTACCGCTTTGAGCATGTCTATTCCACGTTTATATCTATTTACCGCTTTGAGCATGGCTATTCCAGGTGTTATCTATTTACCGCTTTGAGCATGACTATTCCAGTTTTATATCTATTTACCGCTTTGATCATGGCTATTCCAGTTTTATATCTATTTACCGCTTTGAGCATGGCTATTCCAGGTTTATATCTATTTACCGCTTTGAGCATGGCTATTCCAGTTTTATATCTATTTACCGCTTTGAGCATGGCTATTCCAGGTGTTATCTATTTACCGCTTTGAGCATGTCTATTCCAGGTGTTATCTATTTACCGCTTTGAGCATGGCTCTTTTCCTGCTGTCTGTCTTGCCGCTCGGCTTTCTTCgtgctattttatttttgaagaACTGATTGACGTTTGACACCAGCCCGACCGACACATCACGTGGCTTCTCCGCCTTTTTCGTGGGTGTGACCCTGGGGATGATTTTTTCCGTCTTCTTGTCGTCGGGATGAACGATAACGCGAGAATTGTCGTGATTGGTTGCTGCCTGGTACAGAGGATGCTCGCTCTTGACTGAGAATTACAAACAATGACAGTATCAGTACAGACCTCGACCCCATGTCACAATGACAGTATCAGTACAGACCTCGACCCCATGTCACAATGACAGTATCGGTACAGACCTCGACCCCATGTCACAATGACAGTATCAGTACATGCCTCGACCTGATGTCACAATGACAGTATCACATGCCTCGACCTGATGTTATAATGACAGTATCAGTACATGCCTCGACCTCATGTCACAATGACAGTATTGGTACATGCCTCGACCCCATGTCACAATGACAGTATCAGTACAAACCTCGACCCCATGTCACAATGACAGTATCATTACATGCCTCGATCTCATGTCACAATGACAGTATCGGTACAGACCTCGACCCCATGTCACAATGACAGTATCAGTACATGCCTCGACCTGATGTTATAATGACAGTATCAGTACAAACCTCGAGCCCATGTCACAATGACAGTATCAGTACAGGACAGATGGCAGACCTTCCTGACATGTGCCGTTAGCCAAGCTCATTCTGTAATATCGGGAGCGGCACTCTATCCTTACTCTCTTCCTGACATGTGCCGTTAGCCAAGCTCATTCTGTAATATCGGGAGCGGCACTCTCCTTACTCTCTTCCTGACATGTGCCGTTAGCCAAGCTAATTCTGTAATATCGGGAGCGGCACTCCATCCTTACTCTCTTCCTGACATGTGCCGTTAGCCAAGCTAATTCTGTAATATCGGGAGCGGCACTCTATCCTTACTCTCTTCCTGACATGTGCCGTTAGCCAAGCTAATTGTGTAATATCGGGAGCGGCACTCTCCTTACTCTCTTCCTGACATGTGCCGTTAGCCAAGCTAGTTCTGTAATATCGGGAGCGGCACTCTCCTTACTCTCTTCCTGACATGTGCCGTTAGCCAAGCTAATTCTGTATTATCGGGAGCGGCACTCTCCTTACTCTCTTCCTGACATGTGCCGTTAGCCAAGCTAATTCTGTAATATCGGGAGCGGCACTCTCCTTACTCTCTTCCTGACATGTGCCGTTAGCCAAGCTCATTCTGTAATATCGGGAGCGACACTCCATCCTTACTCTCTTCCTGACATGTGCCGTTAGCCAAGCTAATTCTGTAATATCGGGAGCGGCACTCTCCTTACTCTCTTCCTGACATGTGCCGTTAGCCAAGCTAATTCTGTAATATCGGGAGCGGCACTCTCCTTACTCTCTTCCTGACATGTGCCGTTAGCCAAGCTAATTCTGTAATATCGGGAGCGGCACTCTCCTTACTCTCTTCCTGACATGTGCCGTTAGCCAAGCTAATTCTGTAATATCGGGAGCGGCACTCCATCCTTACTCTCTTCCTGACATGTGCCGTTAGCCAAGCTAATTCTGTATTATCGGGAGCGGCACTCTCCTTACTCTCTTCCTGACATGTGCCGTTAGCCAAGCTAATTCTGTAATATCGGGAGCGGCACTCTCCTTACTCTCTTCCTGACATGTGCCGTTAGCCAAGCTAATTCTGTAATATCGGGAGCGGCACTCCATCCTTACTCTCTTCCTGACATGTGCCGTTAGCCAAGCTAATTCTGTAATATCGGGAGCGGCACTCTCCTTACTCTCTTCCTGACATGTGCCGTTAGCCAAGCTAATTCTGTAATATCGGGAGCGGCACTCTCCTTACTCTCTTCCTGACATGTGCCGTTAGCCAAGCTAATTCTGTAATATCGGGAGCGGCACTCCATCCTTACTCTCTTCCTGACATGTGCCGTTAGCCAAGCTAATTCTGTAATATCGGGAGCGGCACTCTCCTTACTCTCTTCCTGACATGTGCCGTTAGCCAAGCTAATTCTGTAATATCGGGAGCGGCACTCCATCCTTACTCTCTTCCTGACATGTGCCGTTAGCCAAGCTAATTCTGTAATATCGGGAGCGGCACTCTCCTTACTCTCTTCCTGACATGTGCCGTTAGCCAAGCTAATTCTGTAATATCGGGAGCGGCACTCTCCTTACTCTCTTCCTGACATGTGCCGTTAGCCAAGCTAATTCTGTAATATCGGGAGCGGCACTCTCCTTACTCTCTTCCTGACATGTGCCGTTAGCCAAGCTAATTCTGTAATATCGGGAGCGGCACTCTCCTTACTCTCTTCCTGACATGTGCCGTTAGCCAAGCTAATTCTGTAATATCGGGAGCGGCACTCTCCTTACTCTCTTCCTGACATGTGCCGTTAGCCAAGCTAATTCTGTATTATCGGGAGCGGCACTCTCCTTACTCTCTTCCTGACATGTGCCGTTAGCCAAGCTAATTCTGTAATATCGGGAGCGGCACTCTATCCTTACTCTCTTCCTGACATGTGCCGTTAGCCAAGCTAGTTCTGTATTATCGGGAGCGGCACTCTCCTTACTCTCTTCCTGACATGTGCCGTTAGCCAAGCTAATTCTGTAATATCGGGAGCGGCACTCCATCCTTACTCTCTTCCTGACATGTGCCGTTAGCCAAGCTAATTCTGTAATATCGGGAGCGACACTCCATCCTTACTCTCTTCCTGACATGTGCCGTTAGCCAAGCTAATTCTGTAATATCGGGAGCGGCACTCTATCCTTACTCTCTTCCTGACATGTGCCGTTAGCCAAGCTAATTCTGTATTATCGGGAGCGGCACTCTCCTTACTCTCTTCCTGACATGTGCCGTTAGCCAAGCTAATTCTGTAATATCGGGAGCGGCACTCTATCCTTACTCTCTTCCTGACATGTGCCGTTAGCCAAGCTAATTCTGTAATATCGGGAGCGGCACTCTATCCTTACTCTCTTCCTGACATGTGCCGTTAGCCAAGCTAGTTCTGTATTATCGGGAGCGGCACTCTCCTTACTCTCTTCCTGACATGTGCCGTTAGCCAAGCTAGTTCTGTAATATCGGGAGCGGCACTCCATCCTTACTCTCTTCCTGACATGTGCCGTTAGCCAAGCTAATTCTGTAATATCGGGAGCGGCACTCTCCTTACTCTCTTCCTGACATGTGCCGTTAGCCAAGCTAATTCTGTAATATCGGGAGCGACACTCTATCCTTACTCTCTTCCTGACATGTGCCGTTAGCCAAGCTAATTCTGTAATATCGGGAGCGGCACTCTCCTTACTCTCTTCCTGACATGTGCCGTTAGCCAAGCTAATTCTGTAATATCGGGAGCGGCACTCTCCTTACTCTCTTCCTGACATGTGCCGTTAGCCAAGCTAATTCTGTAATATCGGGAGCGACACTCTATCCTTACTCTCTTCCTGACATGTGCCGTTAGCCAAGCTAATTCTGTAATATCGGGAGCGGCACTCTCCTTACTCTCTTCCTGACATGTGCCGTTAGCCAAGCTAATTCTGTAATATCGGGAGCGGCACTCTCCTTACTCTCTTCCTGACATGTGCCGTTAGCCAAGCTAGTTCTGTAATATCGGGAGCGGCACTCCATCCTTACTCTCTTCCTGACATGTGCCGTTAGCCAAGCTCATTCTGTATTATCGGGAGCGGCACTCTCCTTACTCTCTTCCTGACATGTGCCGTTAGCCAAGCTAATTGTGTAATATCGGGAGCGGCGCTCTCCTTACTCTCTTCCTGACATGTGCCGTTAGCCAAGCTAATTCTGTAATATCGGGAGCGGCACTCTCCTTACTCTCTTCCTGACATGTGCCGTTAGCCAAGCTAATTCTGTAATATCGGGAGCGGCACTCTCCTTACTCTCTTCCTGACATGTGCCGTTAGCCAAGCTAATTCTGTAATATCGGGAGCGACACTCCATCCTTACTCTCTTCCTGACATGTGCCGTTAGCCAAGCTCATTCTGTATTATCGGGAGCGGCACTCTCCTTACTCTCTTCCTGACATGTGCCGTTAGCCAAGCTAATTGTGTAATATCGGGAGCGGCGCTCTCCTTACTCTCTTCCTGACATGTGCCGTTAGCCAAGCTAATTCTGTAATATCGGGAGCGGCACTCTCCTTACTCTCTTCCTGACATGTGCCGTTAGCCAAGCTAATTCTGTAATATCGGGAGCGACACTCCATCCTTACTCTCTTCCTGACATGTGCCGTTAGCCAAGCTCATTCTGTATTATCGGGAGCGGCACTCTCCTTACTCTCTTCCTGACATGTGCCGTTAGCCAAGCTAATTCTGTAATATCGGGAGCGGCACTCTATCCTTACTCTCTTCCTGACATGTGCCGTTAGCCAAGCTAATTCTGTAATATCGGGAGCGGCACTCTCCTTACTCTCTTCCAGACATGTGCCGTTAGCCAAGCTAATTCTGTAATATCGGAAGCGGCACTCTCCTTACTCTCTTCCTGACATGTGCCGTTAGCCAAGCTAATTCTGTAATATCGGGAGCGGCACTCTATCCTTACTCTCTTCCTGACATGTGCCGTTAGCCAAGCTAATTCTGTAATATCGGGAGCGGCACTCTCCTTACTCTCTTCCTGACATGTGCCGTTAGCCAAGCTAATTCTGTAATATCGGGAGCGACACTCCATCCTTACTCTCTTCCTGACATGTGCCGTTAGCCAAGCTAATTCTGTAATATCGGGAGCGGCACTCTCCTTACTCTCTTCCTGACATGTGCCGTTAGCCAAGCTAATTCTGTAATATCGGGAGCGGCACTCTATCCTTACTCTCTTCCTGACATGTGCCGTTAGCCAAGCTAATTCTGTAATATCGGGAGCGGCACTCTCCTTACTCTCTTCCTGACATGTGCCGTTAGCCAAGCTAATTCTGTAATATCGGGAGCGACACTCCATCCTTACTCTCTTCCTGACATGTGCCGTTAGCCAAGCTAATTCTGTAATATCGGGAGCGGCACTCTCCTTACTCTCTTCCTGACATGTGCCGTTAGCCAAGCTAATTCTGTAATATCGGGAGCGGCACTCTATCCTTACTCTCTTCCTGACATGTGCCGTTAGCCAAGCTAATTCTGTAATATCGGGAGCGGCACTCTCCTTACTCTCTTCCTGACATGTGCCGTTAGCCAAGCTAATTCTGTAATATCGGGAGCGACACTCCATCCTTACTCTCTTCCTGACATGTGCCGTTAGCCAAGCTAATTCTGTAATATCGGGAGCGGCACTCTCCTTACTCTCTTCCTGACATGTGCCGTTAGCCAAGCTAATTCTGTAATATCGGGAGCGGCACTCTATCCTTACTCTCTTCCTGACATGTGCCGTTAGCCAAGCTAATTCTGTAATATCGGGAGCGGGCGGCACTCTCCTTACTCTCTTCCTGACATGTGCCGTTAGCCAAGCTAATTCTGTAATATCGGGAGCGACACTCCATCCTTACTCTCTTCCTGACATGTGCCGTTAGCCAAGCTAATTCTGTTATATCGGGAGCGGCACTCTATCCTTACTCTCTTCCTGACATGTGCCGTTAGCCTAGCTAATTCTGTAATATCGGGAGCGGCACTCTCCTTACTCTCTTCCTGACATGTGCCGTTAGCCAAGCTAATTCTGTAATATCGGGAGCGGCACTCTCCTTACTCTCTTCCTGACATGTGCCGTTAGCCAAGCTAATTCTGTAATATCGGGAGCGGCACTCTCCTTACTCTCTTCCTGACATGTGCCGTTAGCCAAGCTAATTCTGTAATATCGGGAGCGGCACTCTCCTTACTCTCTTCCTGACATGTGCCGTTAGCCAAGCTAATTCTGTATTATCGGGAGCGACACTCTCCTTACTCTCTTCCTGACATGTGCCGTTAGCCAAGCTAATTCTGTAATATCGGGAGCGGCACTCTCCTTACTCTCTTCCTGACATGTGCCGTTAGCCAAGCTAATTCTGTAATATCGGGAGCGGCACTCTCCTTACTCTCTTCCTGACATGTGCCGTTAGCCAAGCTAATTCTGTAATATCGGGAGCGGCACTCTCCTTACTCTCTTCCTGACATGTGCCGTTAGCCAAGCTAATTCTGTAATATCGGGAGCGGCACTCTATCCTTACTCTCTTCCTGACATGTGCCGTTAGCCAAGCTAATTCTGTAATATCGGGAGCGGCACTCTATCCTTACTCTCTTCCTGACATGTGCCGTTAGCCTAGCTAATTCTGTAATATCGGGAGCGGCACTCTATCCTTACTCTCTTCCTGACATGTGCCGTTAGCCAAGCTAATTCTGTATTATCGGGAGCGGCACTCCATCCTTACTCTCTTCCTGACATGTGCCGTTAGCCAAGCTAATTCTGTAATATCGGGAGCGGCACTCTCCTTACTCTCTTCCTGACATGTGCCGTTAGCCAAGCTAATTCTGTAATATCGGGAGCGGCACTCTATCCTTACTCTCTTCCTGACATGTGCCGTTAGCCAAGCTAATTCTGTAATATCGGGAGCGGCACTCCATCCTTACTCTCTTCCTGACATGTGCCGTTAGCCAAGCTCATTCTGTAATATCGGGAGCGGCACTCTCCTTACTTCCTTCCTGACATGTGCCGTTAGCCAAGCTAATTCTGTAATATCGGGAGCGGCACTCTCCTTACTCTCTTCCTGACATGTGCCGTTAGCCAAGCTAATTCTGTAATATCGGGAGCGGCACTCCATCCTTACTCTCTTCCTGACATGTGCCGTTAGCCAAGCTAATTCTGTAATATCGGGAGCGGCACTCTCCTTACTCTCTTCCTGACATGTGCCGTTAGCCAAGCTAATTCTGTAATATCGGGAGCGGCACTCTCCTTACTCTCTTCCTGACATGTGCCGTTAGCCAAGCTAATTCTGTAATATCGGGAGCGACATTCTCCTTACTCTCGGAGGGCGTGTTTACAAGTAgcttaaggttttttttattatgtttaCATCCATTATTTGTTATGTTTTGTGACACGTGACAACGCGAGTCTGaggccgggggggggggggtgggggggggtgggggtggggtgctcTTCTGGGTAAAAGTGAaagggatgctcgtcgggaaAATCGAAAAAtaaccctaaaaatacctccACGACcaaaattgctaccctaaaatATAACTCAGAAGccctaaaaatacaatttctaagagaaaagccttttttttctcggaCACCCACTAAAAGTACTCGAGGCCCGATTTTGAACCCTAAAAATACATCATCCCTGTCAGGTCGACAGTGgaagaggggaaggggggctgAGGCCTTGCACGCCTTGGACTCCCTGTGTCATTCAAGTGCATATTTGACATCTGACGTCATTTTTATACTTACGCTGACGCAGAAAATCCGCAAACAGCTTGATTTTTCGCTCCGCTGGAAAtcaattgtattttttatctgAAAATCTGTTAAACCTTTCAATCTTAAATAAAGTGTCTGATTAAAGCTGTTCTGTTTATTGTAATTATCATATCACCTTACAGGCTTTGTTAAGGGTCACTATACCTTTTTCCTTGTCTTTCACAAGTTTTCCTCCTGAACCTGTAAGGTGAGATTTCGTTAGTAGATTATCGTACTAAAAGTACTCTTGGGCAGTCTTGCGTGaccgacttgcgtgacgctGGCTGGGAATTATCTCGCTTCTGAAATGTTTAACTTattcgtcacgcaagtcgaACCTGGTGTCAAGCATTGTTTATCCGATAAATTCTTATTCGACAGTCACTTGCTAGTTTACCTCGACAAAGCTGAGCCGTGACTAGCGGTCTCAATAATCCCAAGATATTAAAGCGTGTGGCCATCACGTGATCATTAAAAGGTGACGTTGCCATCTCCTTCAGCTCATACGCCTTATAGCTGTTACCGAGACCCAAAGAGTACACTTGGACACCATCGTCACGCAAGGACCTCGATGGTAACGCAACACGGTCGCGCGAGTTGCCGCCAGTCATGACGTAAAGCATCTTGGGTACGCCGTGACGTCCGCTGTTGATGAAGATGCTAGACTTGATAGCCCTAAGACACCTTCCTGTCAACAGAAAGTACAGGTTGCTAAGAGATACGTCAAATAAAGTGATGGCCGATGAAGAGATTTTGATGACGAAGATGATGACgtggttgtgatggtggtgacggATGTCGgtgctggtgatggtgatgatgatgatcgtaatgatgatgatgatgatgatgatgatgatgatgatgacccACCTGCCATTAGTTTTCCCTGAGGGTATTTCACCGATCCAAGCGCACGCGAGATTGACACGTGATCGTTGAATGCGCGGAAATCGAACACGATGTGTGGTTTGTCAGAGCATACTGCCATCGCTACGTGGACGTTGCCAGGGGTTACGTCAAATGAGTTGATGACATTTTTGACGAAGCTGAGTGCGTCCTGGAAGTGATCTTTACCAATTCCATCAGACCCATCCAAAAGGAAAGCGAGATCCACACGTGCCTTGCACACTAAGAACAGATTCGTcagtaataaaaacatacataACACACCAATAAAAATGTCTTCGAAATGCTGACCTGAAAAAAACCCTGAACCTTTAATAATTGAAAATCGTACATTTTCAATAGAGAAATTTACGAATAACTTAAATACCATCAGATAGTTGTGTATTTCTACAAAGGGAGTGGGACATGTTTACTTTTATTGGGAGCGGCTGTCCTGAAGCTACTGGTAtgttttgatttattattCCCTGTGCTAGGGAACGTGCCAAAGAACCCTGCGTAAAGTACGTTTCAATTTTCACGCTTACATTATTGTCACGCTAATCTAATTGTAACGCTTATCTAATTGTCACGCTTACATCTTTCGATATTTCGTACCTTTACCCAACACTCGCCCTACAGGCTGGGTTCTTCCTTGCTTCGATGTTTTCTCGAGAAGTTTACGCTTTTGTGCCAGTCCCATCTTTGGCATCCCATCTTTGCCGTCCACGGGAGCCTGGGTCGGTTCTTCACTTACAGGCATAACTAAGTAAAAAGATCGTGGCGTCAAATCCTAGCTAAGGAGGATCTCTACATTTCAAGGTTCTTGGCCAAAGGTATGCCCCCTCcgctccccctccccccccccccttcccccccccccccttccccccacagGTGAACCTATCCTATATGTAAAGCAAAGTTTTCTAGTTCTCTCTATGGGCCAACCCTAAGTGGTTATCAGGGGAGTAATAGAAGGGGTCGGTATGGGCTGACCCTTTATCCATGTAAACAACAGTGGTCTGCAATTATGAGACCTAGTGCCCCGAATGAGTGACCCTTTATCCTTGTAAAAATTAGTGATTTGCTATAGTGGGGGTCAGTTCTACTGATGGTGACCCTTTATCAATGTGAGCAGGGTCTTAATTTTCTATATAGGGAAAGAATTGTTAAAGTGAACGATATTAGAACAAGACATTATTAGCCGCAATAACCACACCAAGACGATATAAAATTGAGGATGAGCAAGAGTGTATTATGAAAAGCATTATGTTTATCAATTTCTATTGACAAATTCAGAATCGCAAACACAGAAATTCGTATTTATAGCGTTGAATGCGATCTGCCCTAAGTACTCGTCCGACTAAGGTCCATTTTCTAGTATATCCCTGATCAGCGGATGCATAGAGTTTTTGTCAAAGTATTTCCTGTATAATTCCGTAATAATCCTGAACGCAAATTCAGGCCAATTGTCATATGAGCCAATCATAACGTGCTCATATCTTGGATGACTTGCAATCAGGTAGAGTTGCCATGCCGAGAAATCCTCCCCGAATCCTACGGCAAATATCTCTACGCCATCCCACTTAAGCCTTCTAGCAGGAATGTCAACTGGATCCCTGGATCTCCTATCATTGATAGCGATCAGTACTTTGGGTACATTCCTTCGACTTCCTCCACCAAACAATATTCTCCTCGTGTGATCCAACATTTTGCCGTAGGTAAAGCAGTGTGCAGGTTGCGGCAGAAGTCTATCCATGAGCTTAGTGACGGCCATTAGCACGGGCTTTTTAGTGAACTGACGGAATGGAACTAAGACATGGAAGTATCTCCCCTCAGTGTTGATGCCGACACGCGTCCCGTGGAAAGACACTGGCAGCATGCTAATTATCGATCGCATAAATTTCAACGTTTTATGCCATTCTTCTTTGTGCTTTAGCCCGCAGCCGTCGATTTGGAAGACGACGTCAAGTCTGTTTGGCTTTGACGACGAACCTGCGAGGAAACACAggggtcacgtgaccatttGCCGGAATCTGGGGAGAGGACGGTCGTGTGTGCCTTTGGCATTCTTTCAAGGAGAAGATAGCTGTGTATTGCACCCGTGTCAATCAAGAGCTAGTAAACCATCAGGGCCAACAATAGGGTCCAAGCCAGGAAGTGATGACGTAAAATTCAGCGACGTAAATACAACTGACAGCTGAAGCTCAATTGCTGAAGTTCTAGGCAGCGAAATTCGTAAAACAAGACATCGAGTTACGTTATTACCCGCAATGTATAATGTAGTGTAATGAATGCATTGccttaaaaaaaggaatcCTGACAAAATATCTGCAGATATATGAAGCAGTGATATCATTTCAAGTTCTATCACTGCTAGGGACTCCTGACAGTTCAAAGGGCTGACAAGTGCTGACCAAGTGACTGGGTGCTGGCTCAGATTACACAAATGCGCAGGTAAGCGGAGCTATTTAAGTTAATTGCCAACATCCCATACATATCTTCCCTGGTCTGGCCATCAGTATCTTGCGACCCCAACCGAACGCAtgcaagccccccccccccccccccccacacacacacacacacccctccctaccCCGACCCCTCCATCCCCATCCCACATCATATCTTACCAGCTTGTGGCATAGTGGGGGTGGAGCTTGTCGCATCCgctgattgattgacagatctGGGCGGTTTTGTTGGACCAGCAGATGGACTAGGGGGACCTTGCGATTTGCACAAAAATATAACATCATTGAAGCGAATGCTGATATTTCATGGTGGTATTAAATTAGAGACGAAATCAACCTAGATTAAAATTACTAAGAGTGTTTGATCGACAtcttaaaatataaaatacttgGAAATAGCTCCAGTTCGGTTTAGACGTGTATTAGCGAGAATCTGAAAACGTGTGTTGCAACAATACTGGAACGTTAAACATGAGTAACGTTAACATGGGTAATACACCGTGTGACACCCTGGACTCGGCAAGACATAACACAGTTAAGTGCCGTGCACGTCACGACGACTGCTTTTATCGTCTGGTGTCGTCTGAGGATAACGTACCTTTGACGTCAGCTGGGGCTGGTGTTGGAGACAAGGTCATTCCATCCTGAGGTACGATGGGCACTACA from Nematostella vectensis chromosome 14, jaNemVect1.1, whole genome shotgun sequence carries:
- the LOC5500776 gene encoding uncharacterized protein LOC5500776 isoform X5: MMFLGLSIVLLVIATCVNSDAQVGHTSGITHLHHVIKNQNTNLHVTPTPAKKGDTSPTMKKSEKPKSEDDNSLLDKEPSLDDNGPEAAGRMTDWSPYEDTPEDQEQNTNSTENNVIKEDVIGPTNAPSDDNDAYPTMPPDEEPKDKHKSAAPTPMASKEGPTRSVKGDAAVLPVQPTAAPTPMAFKEGPTRSMNVPIVPQDGMTLSPTPAPADVKGPPSPSAGPTKPPRSVNQSADATSSTPTMPQAVMPVSEEPTQAPVDGKDGMPKMGLAQKRKLLEKTSKQGRTQPVGRVLGKVCKARVDLAFLLDGSDGIGKDHFQDALSFVKNVINSFDVTPGNVHVAMAVCSDKPHIVFDFRAFNDHVSISRALGSVKYPQGKLMAGRCLRAIKSSIFINSGRHGVPKMLYVMTGGNSRDRVALPSRSLRDDGVQVYSLGLGNSYKAYELKEMATSPFNDHVMATRFNILGLLRPLVTAQLCRGSGGKLVKDKEKAERKIKLFADFLRQLKSEHPLYQAATNHDNSRVIVHPDDKKTEKIIPRVTPTKKAEKPRDVSVGLVSNVNQFFKNKIARRKPSGKTDSRKRAMLKADIRRKLHLLLEKLNGKFPDENAIYRSIVYNVNGHIGDATCKDKHKLCSDWKADGLCSSSAKDGTMDAFSVQAVCPRSCNVCYP
- the LOC5500776 gene encoding uncharacterized protein LOC5500776 isoform X9, with product MMFLGLSIVLLVIATCVNSDAQVGHTSGITHLHHVIKNQNTNLHVTPTPAKKGDTSPTMKKSEKPKSEDDNSLLDKEPSLDDNGPEAAGRMTDWSPYEDTPEDQEQNTNSTENNVIKEDVIGPTNAPSDDNDAYPTMPPDEEPKDKHKSAAPTPMASKEGPTRSVKGDAAVLPVQPTVPIVPQDGMTLSPTPAPADVKGPPSPSAGPTKPPRSVNQSADATSSTPTMPQAVMPVSEEPTQAPVDGKDGMPKMGLAQKRKLLEKTSKQGRTQPVGRVLGKVCKARVDLAFLLDGSDGIGKDHFQDALSFVKNVINSFDVTPGNVHVAMAVCSDKPHIVFDFRAFNDHVSISRALGSVKYPQGKLMAGRCLRAIKSSIFINSGRHGVPKMLYVMTGGNSRDRVALPSRSLRDDGVQVYSLGLGNSYKAYELKEMATSPFNDHVMATRFNILGLLRPLVTAQLCRGSGGKLVKDKEKAERKIKLFADFLRQLKSEHPLYQAATNHDNSRVIVHPDDKKTEKIIPRVTPTKKAEKPRDVSVGLVSNVNQFFKNKIARRKPSGKTDSRKRAMLKADIRRKLHLLLEKLNGKFPDENAIYRSIVYNVNGHIGDATCKDKHKLCSDWKADGLCSSSAKDGTMDAFSVQAVCPRSCNVCYP
- the LOC5500776 gene encoding uncharacterized protein LOC5500776 isoform X8; protein product: MMFLGLSIVLLVIATCVNSDAQVGHTSGITHLHHVIKNQNTNLHVTPTPAKKGDTSPTMKKSEKPKSEDDNSLLDKEPSLDDNGPEAAGRMTDWSPYEDTPEDQEQNTNSTENNVIKEDVIGPTNAPSDDNDAYPTMPPDEEPKDKHKSAAPTPMALKEGPTRSVKAAPTPMAFKEGPTRSMNVPIVPQDGMTLSPTPAPADVKGPPSPSAGPTKPPRSVNQSADATSSTPTMPQAVMPVSEEPTQAPVDGKDGMPKMGLAQKRKLLEKTSKQGRTQPVGRVLGKVCKARVDLAFLLDGSDGIGKDHFQDALSFVKNVINSFDVTPGNVHVAMAVCSDKPHIVFDFRAFNDHVSISRALGSVKYPQGKLMAGRCLRAIKSSIFINSGRHGVPKMLYVMTGGNSRDRVALPSRSLRDDGVQVYSLGLGNSYKAYELKEMATSPFNDHVMATRFNILGLLRPLVTAQLCRGSGGKLVKDKEKAERKIKLFADFLRQLKSEHPLYQAATNHDNSRVIVHPDDKKTEKIIPRVTPTKKAEKPRDVSVGLVSNVNQFFKNKIARRKPSGKTDSRKRAMLKADIRRKLHLLLEKLNGKFPDENAIYRSIVYNVNGHIGDATCKDKHKLCSDWKADGLCSSSAKDGTMDAFSVQAVCPRSCNVCYP
- the LOC5500776 gene encoding uncharacterized protein LOC5500776 isoform X1, encoding MMFLGLSIVLLVIATCVNSDAQVGHTSGITHLHHVIKNQNTNLHVTPTPAKKGDTSPTMKKSEKPKSEDDNSLLDKEPSLDDNGPEAAGRMTDWSPYEDTPEDQEQNTNSTENNVIKEDVIGPTNAPSDDNDAYPTMPPDEEPKDKHKSAAPTPMASKEGPTRSVKAAPTPMALKEGPTRSVKGDAAVLPVQPTAAPTPMAFKEGPTRSMNVPIVPQDGMTLSPTPAPADVKGPPSPSAGPTKPPRSVNQSADATSSTPTMPQAVMPVSEEPTQAPVDGKDGMPKMGLAQKRKLLEKTSKQGRTQPVGRVLGKVCKARVDLAFLLDGSDGIGKDHFQDALSFVKNVINSFDVTPGNVHVAMAVCSDKPHIVFDFRAFNDHVSISRALGSVKYPQGKLMAGRCLRAIKSSIFINSGRHGVPKMLYVMTGGNSRDRVALPSRSLRDDGVQVYSLGLGNSYKAYELKEMATSPFNDHVMATRFNILGLLRPLVTAQLCRGSGGKLVKDKEKAERKIKLFADFLRQLKSEHPLYQAATNHDNSRVIVHPDDKKTEKIIPRVTPTKKAEKPRDVSVGLVSNVNQFFKNKIARRKPSGKTDSRKRAMLKADIRRKLHLLLEKLNGKFPDENAIYRSIVYNVNGHIGDATCKDKHKLCSDWKADGLCSSSAKDGTMDAFSVQAVCPRSCNVCYP
- the LOC5500776 gene encoding uncharacterized protein LOC5500776 isoform X2 is translated as MMFLGLSIVLLVIATCVNSDAQVGHTSGITHLHHVIKNQNTNLHVTPTPAKKGDTSPTMKKSEKPKSEDDNSLLDKEPSLDDNGPEAAGRMTDWSPYEDTPEDQEQNTNSTENNVIKEDVIGPTNAPSDDNDAYPTMPPDEEPKDKHKSAAPTPMASKEGPTRSVKAAPTPMALKEGPTRSVKAAPTPMAFKEGPTRSMNVPIVPQDGMTLSPTPAPADVKGPPSPSAGPTKPPRSVNQSADATSSTPTMPQAVMPVSEEPTQAPVDGKDGMPKMGLAQKRKLLEKTSKQGRTQPVGRVLGKVCKARVDLAFLLDGSDGIGKDHFQDALSFVKNVINSFDVTPGNVHVAMAVCSDKPHIVFDFRAFNDHVSISRALGSVKYPQGKLMAGRCLRAIKSSIFINSGRHGVPKMLYVMTGGNSRDRVALPSRSLRDDGVQVYSLGLGNSYKAYELKEMATSPFNDHVMATRFNILGLLRPLVTAQLCRGSGGKLVKDKEKAERKIKLFADFLRQLKSEHPLYQAATNHDNSRVIVHPDDKKTEKIIPRVTPTKKAEKPRDVSVGLVSNVNQFFKNKIARRKPSGKTDSRKRAMLKADIRRKLHLLLEKLNGKFPDENAIYRSIVYNVNGHIGDATCKDKHKLCSDWKADGLCSSSAKDGTMDAFSVQAVCPRSCNVCYP